From a single Nicotiana tomentosiformis chromosome 2, ASM39032v3, whole genome shotgun sequence genomic region:
- the LOC104091282 gene encoding uncharacterized protein isoform X2, with protein sequence MDVEKSSLCNCVVNFLLEENYLLTAFELLHELLDDGRDDQAIRLKQFFSDPSQFPPDQISRFNSLRVADPQSLLEEKEALEEKLALCEYEFRLAKEDIVQLKTELQKKSQTFPRQTSDSKIDASENHGTDFQQQKREGSFSDLGPLKDNERRDLNCAVKEYLLLAGYRLTAMTFLEEEKIAMLRENEYLVKEKDKLKHEKQSLLRSKDMAEAQVTVVTKSLEALQKEMKDKEILVQTLKQSLDRQRQELNECRAEITSLKMHIEGARSARNFVTSDSEDVANLPSIDSYKEEMKFLQNEIQRLKLANDSLNSESLEDNNEETRNTGPENEVGESSEHNVFDDSAGISSGDLGNANSQLLMAQTSADTITKPEEVVEASNDNGIVEKVENVLAHNGELPSEAKGLILKPDNLFVESNAEKIGLGTIQILSDALPKIVPYVLINHREELLPLIMCAIERHPDSSTRDSLTHTLFNLIKRPDEEQRRIIMDACVTLARNVGEMRTETELLPQCWEQINHMYEERRLLVAQSCGELAEFVRPEIRDSLILSIVQQLIEDPATVVREAAAHNLALLLPLFPNTDKYFKVEEMMFQLACDPSGVVVDTTIKEVVPALVNWGKELDHLLQVLLSHALGSGQRCQPLSGVEGSVESHLRALGERERWNIDVLLRLLIELLPFVLKKAIETCPFPLISDDKGLVFSTSLLEQYAGGKMDWPSFEWLHIDCFSALIELASLLPQKEDNLRNRITQFLLAVSVLLGEPYLTHIMLPIFLVAVGDNGDLSYFPATRQSRIRGLKPKTAVAERLAAICVLPLLLAGVLGSPRKHELLTEYLRNLLIQTSERESQPVKREIFNSVRFLCTIDEHHNMIFNILWEMVVSSDINMKTTAANLFKVIVPCIDAKVASTHVLPALVTLGSDQNLNVKYASIDAFGAVAQQFKNDAIVDKIRVQMDAFLEDGSHEATIAVVRALVMAVPHTTERLRDYLLSKIFLLTATPPPSSDVRRRRERADAFCESIRALDATDLSASSVRDFLLPAIQNLLKDADSLDPAHKEALEIIMRERSGGTFDTISKVMGAHLGIASSVSSFFGEGGLLGKRETGDASPPSVEVVEPLKPIAPTAAVVEDTRFRRIMRGGFSDMLRGKAKGTEDTPPSQ encoded by the exons TTGCAGATCCCCAAAGTTTGCTTGAAGAAAAAGAAGCCCTGGAAGAAAAGTTGGCGCTCTGTGAATATGAGTTCCGTTTGGCTAAAGAGGACATTGTGCAACTTAAGACCGAGTTGCAAAAGAAAAGTCAGACTTTTCCTCGTCAAACAAGTG ATTCAAAGATAGATGCTTCGGAAAACCATGGAACTGATTTTCAGCAGCAGAAGAGGGAAGGTTCTTTCTCTGATTTGGGTCCTTTGAAGGATAATGAGCGGAGGGATTTGAACTGTGCTGTAAAGGAGTATTTACTATTAGCAGGATATCGCTTGACTGCAATGACATTTTTGGAGGAG GAAAAAATTGCTATGCTTAGAGAAAATGAGTATTTGGTGAAAGAAAAAGACAAGCTGAAACATGAAAAGCAGTCCTTGCTTAGGAGTAAAGATATGGCAGAGGCCCAAGTCACAGTAGTGACAAAATCTTTGGAGGCATTGCAGAAGGAAATGAAGGACAAGGAGATTCTG GTTCAAACCTTGAAGCAATCTCTAGATAGGCAAAGACAAGAATTGAATGAATGCAGAGCTGAAATAACTTCATTAAAAATGCATATAGAGGGTGCTCGTTCTGCGCGTAATTTTGTAACAAGCGATTCTGAAGATGTTGCGAACCTGCCATCAATAGATAGTTATAAGGAAGAGATGAAGTTCCTACAGAATGAGATCCAGAGGTTGAAATTGGCAAATGATTCCTTGAACAGTGAGTCTCTTGAAGATAACAATGAAGAAACTAGAAATACAGGTCCTGAAAATGAAGTTGGAGAATCAAGTGAGCATAATGTCTTTGACGATTCAGCTGGCATCTCTTCTGGGGATTTAGGAAATGCCAATTCTCAGTTATTGATGGCTCAAACCTCTGCTGACACAATTACCAAACCTGAGGAAGTAGTGGAAGCTTCAAATGATAACGGCATTGTTGAGAAAGTCGAGAATGTACTCGCACACAATGGTGAGCTACCTTCAGAGGCTAAAGGACTAATCTTGAAACCAGACAATTTATTTGTCGAATCAAATGCTGAAAAGATC GGTTTGGGGACTATTCAGATCCTTTCAGATGCATTGCCAAAAATTGTACCTTATGTTTTGATCAACCACAGAGAG GAGCTTCTTCCTCTTATAATGTGTGCAATTGAGCGCCACCCAGATAGCAGTACGCGGGACTCCTTGACTCATACATTATTCAACTTAATCAAACGTCCTGATGAAGAACAGAGACGGATTATAATGGAT GCTTGTGTCACCCTTGCCAGAAATGTTGGAGAGATGAGAACGGAAACTGAACTTCTTCCTCAGTGTTGGGAACAG ATCAATCACATGTATGAGGAGCGCCGCTTGCTAGTTGCTCAATCATGTGGAGAGCTTGCTGAATTCGTGCGCCCTGAGATTCGAGATTCTCTTATCTTGTCTATTGTGCAACAGCTGATCGAGGATCCTGCAACTGTTGTTCGGGAGGCTGCTGCTCATAACTTGGCATTGCTTCTGCCTCTCTTCCCAAATACGGACAAATATTTCAAG gttgaggagatgatgttTCAATTGGCGTGTGATCCATCTGGAGTGGTTGTGGATACAACAATCAAGGAAGTTGTTCCAGCTTTAGTAAACTGGGGAAAGGAGTTGGATCATTTGCTACAAGTTTTATTATCTCATGCATTGGGCTCTGGTCAG CGTTGTCAACCTCTTTCAGGGGTTGAAGGTTCTGTTGAGTCACATCTTCGTGCTTTAGGAGAGAGAGAGCGGTGGAACATAGACGTTTTGTTGCGCTTACTAATAGAGTTGCTTCCATTTGTGCTCAAGAAAGCTATTGAGACCTGTCCATTCCCTTTGATTTCAGATGACAAAGGACTAGTTTTTTCTACTTCACTACTTGAACAGTATGCAGG AGGAAAGATGGATTGGCCTTCTTTTGAGTGGTTGCATATTGATTGCTTTTCAGCATTGATTGAACTGGCCTCTCTATTGCCTCAGAAGGAAGATAATTTAAGGAATCGAATCACACAG TTTTTATTGGCCGTTTCAGTCCTGCTTGGGGAACCTTACCTGACACACATCATGCTACCTATATTCTTGGTAGCAGTTGGTGACAATGGTGATTTATCATACTTCCCTGCAACACGCCAATCAAGAATAAGAG GTTTAAAACCAAAAACTGCTGTAGCTGAAAGACTTGCTGCCATCTGCGTCCTGCCTCTTCTGCTTGCAGGTGTTTTAGGATCCCCTAGAAAGCATGAACTATTGACAGAGTACTTGAGAAATCTCTTGATTCAAACTTCAGAGCGAGAGAGTCAGCCAGTGAAGCGCGAGATTTTCAATTCTGTTCGCTTCCTTTG CACCATTGATGAACATCACAATATGATTTTTAACATCCTCTGGGAAATGGTTGTGAGCTCTGACATAAACATGAAGACAACCGCTGCCAATCTTTTTAAAGTCATT GTTCCATGTATTGATGCCAAGGTCGCCTCAACTCATGTTTTGCCTGCTCTAGTAACTCTTGGTTCTGACCAAAACTTGAATGTGAAATACGCCAGCATTGATGCTTTTGGAGCTGTAGCACAGCAGTTTAAAAATGATGCG ATTGTTGACAAAATACGTGTTCAAATGGATGCTTTTCTTGAGGATGGATCACATGAAGCTACAATAGCTGTAGTTCGTGCATTGGTGATGGCAGTGCCACATACGACGGAGAGATTAAGAGATTAT CTGTTGTCCAAGATTTTCCTACTTACAGCAACACCTCCTCCTTCAAGTGACGTGAGACGTCGCCGTGAGAGAGCGGACGCGTTTTGTGAATCAATTCGTGCTCTTGATGCTACTG ATCTTTCTGCTTCTAGTGTCAGAGATTTCCTTCTACCGGCAATTCAAAATCTGTTAAAAGATGCTGATTCCCTTGATCCAGCACACAAAGAAGCTCTGGAGATTATAATGAGGGAAAGATCTGGTGGCACGTTTGATACGATTAGTAAGGTAATGGGTGCTCATCTGGGAATTGCATCATCAGTAAGCAGCTTCTTTGGTGAAGGTGGTTTATTAGGGAAAAGGGAAACTGGAGATGCGTCTCCACCATCAGTGGAAGTTGTTGAACCTCTGAAGCCCATTGCACCAACTGCAGCAGTGGTAGAAGACACACGATTTAGGCGGATCATGAGAGGTGGTTTTTCGGACATGCTCAGGGGAAAAGCAAAGGGCACCGAGGATACTCCCCCAAGTCAATGA
- the LOC104091282 gene encoding uncharacterized protein isoform X1 yields MDVEKSSLCNCVVNFLLEENYLLTAFELLHELLDDGRDDQAIRLKQFFSDPSQFPPDQISRFNSLRVADPQSLLEEKEALEEKLALCEYEFRLAKEDIVQLKTELQKKSQTFPRQTSDSKIDASENHGTDFQQQKREGSFSDLGPLKDNERRDLNCAVKEYLLLAGYRLTAMTFLEEVTDQDLDVQQNSSAGVPDALRHYYYQYLSSTSEAAEEKIAMLRENEYLVKEKDKLKHEKQSLLRSKDMAEAQVTVVTKSLEALQKEMKDKEILVQTLKQSLDRQRQELNECRAEITSLKMHIEGARSARNFVTSDSEDVANLPSIDSYKEEMKFLQNEIQRLKLANDSLNSESLEDNNEETRNTGPENEVGESSEHNVFDDSAGISSGDLGNANSQLLMAQTSADTITKPEEVVEASNDNGIVEKVENVLAHNGELPSEAKGLILKPDNLFVESNAEKIGLGTIQILSDALPKIVPYVLINHREELLPLIMCAIERHPDSSTRDSLTHTLFNLIKRPDEEQRRIIMDACVTLARNVGEMRTETELLPQCWEQINHMYEERRLLVAQSCGELAEFVRPEIRDSLILSIVQQLIEDPATVVREAAAHNLALLLPLFPNTDKYFKVEEMMFQLACDPSGVVVDTTIKEVVPALVNWGKELDHLLQVLLSHALGSGQRCQPLSGVEGSVESHLRALGERERWNIDVLLRLLIELLPFVLKKAIETCPFPLISDDKGLVFSTSLLEQYAGGKMDWPSFEWLHIDCFSALIELASLLPQKEDNLRNRITQFLLAVSVLLGEPYLTHIMLPIFLVAVGDNGDLSYFPATRQSRIRGLKPKTAVAERLAAICVLPLLLAGVLGSPRKHELLTEYLRNLLIQTSERESQPVKREIFNSVRFLCTIDEHHNMIFNILWEMVVSSDINMKTTAANLFKVIVPCIDAKVASTHVLPALVTLGSDQNLNVKYASIDAFGAVAQQFKNDAIVDKIRVQMDAFLEDGSHEATIAVVRALVMAVPHTTERLRDYLLSKIFLLTATPPPSSDVRRRRERADAFCESIRALDATDLSASSVRDFLLPAIQNLLKDADSLDPAHKEALEIIMRERSGGTFDTISKVMGAHLGIASSVSSFFGEGGLLGKRETGDASPPSVEVVEPLKPIAPTAAVVEDTRFRRIMRGGFSDMLRGKAKGTEDTPPSQ; encoded by the exons TTGCAGATCCCCAAAGTTTGCTTGAAGAAAAAGAAGCCCTGGAAGAAAAGTTGGCGCTCTGTGAATATGAGTTCCGTTTGGCTAAAGAGGACATTGTGCAACTTAAGACCGAGTTGCAAAAGAAAAGTCAGACTTTTCCTCGTCAAACAAGTG ATTCAAAGATAGATGCTTCGGAAAACCATGGAACTGATTTTCAGCAGCAGAAGAGGGAAGGTTCTTTCTCTGATTTGGGTCCTTTGAAGGATAATGAGCGGAGGGATTTGAACTGTGCTGTAAAGGAGTATTTACTATTAGCAGGATATCGCTTGACTGCAATGACATTTTTGGAGGAG GTTACTGATCAAGATCTAGATGTTCAGCAGAACTCCTCCGCAGGCGTTCCAGATGCTTTGCGCCATTACTATTACCAGTACCTTTCTTCCACCTCAGAGGCTGCTGAG GAAAAAATTGCTATGCTTAGAGAAAATGAGTATTTGGTGAAAGAAAAAGACAAGCTGAAACATGAAAAGCAGTCCTTGCTTAGGAGTAAAGATATGGCAGAGGCCCAAGTCACAGTAGTGACAAAATCTTTGGAGGCATTGCAGAAGGAAATGAAGGACAAGGAGATTCTG GTTCAAACCTTGAAGCAATCTCTAGATAGGCAAAGACAAGAATTGAATGAATGCAGAGCTGAAATAACTTCATTAAAAATGCATATAGAGGGTGCTCGTTCTGCGCGTAATTTTGTAACAAGCGATTCTGAAGATGTTGCGAACCTGCCATCAATAGATAGTTATAAGGAAGAGATGAAGTTCCTACAGAATGAGATCCAGAGGTTGAAATTGGCAAATGATTCCTTGAACAGTGAGTCTCTTGAAGATAACAATGAAGAAACTAGAAATACAGGTCCTGAAAATGAAGTTGGAGAATCAAGTGAGCATAATGTCTTTGACGATTCAGCTGGCATCTCTTCTGGGGATTTAGGAAATGCCAATTCTCAGTTATTGATGGCTCAAACCTCTGCTGACACAATTACCAAACCTGAGGAAGTAGTGGAAGCTTCAAATGATAACGGCATTGTTGAGAAAGTCGAGAATGTACTCGCACACAATGGTGAGCTACCTTCAGAGGCTAAAGGACTAATCTTGAAACCAGACAATTTATTTGTCGAATCAAATGCTGAAAAGATC GGTTTGGGGACTATTCAGATCCTTTCAGATGCATTGCCAAAAATTGTACCTTATGTTTTGATCAACCACAGAGAG GAGCTTCTTCCTCTTATAATGTGTGCAATTGAGCGCCACCCAGATAGCAGTACGCGGGACTCCTTGACTCATACATTATTCAACTTAATCAAACGTCCTGATGAAGAACAGAGACGGATTATAATGGAT GCTTGTGTCACCCTTGCCAGAAATGTTGGAGAGATGAGAACGGAAACTGAACTTCTTCCTCAGTGTTGGGAACAG ATCAATCACATGTATGAGGAGCGCCGCTTGCTAGTTGCTCAATCATGTGGAGAGCTTGCTGAATTCGTGCGCCCTGAGATTCGAGATTCTCTTATCTTGTCTATTGTGCAACAGCTGATCGAGGATCCTGCAACTGTTGTTCGGGAGGCTGCTGCTCATAACTTGGCATTGCTTCTGCCTCTCTTCCCAAATACGGACAAATATTTCAAG gttgaggagatgatgttTCAATTGGCGTGTGATCCATCTGGAGTGGTTGTGGATACAACAATCAAGGAAGTTGTTCCAGCTTTAGTAAACTGGGGAAAGGAGTTGGATCATTTGCTACAAGTTTTATTATCTCATGCATTGGGCTCTGGTCAG CGTTGTCAACCTCTTTCAGGGGTTGAAGGTTCTGTTGAGTCACATCTTCGTGCTTTAGGAGAGAGAGAGCGGTGGAACATAGACGTTTTGTTGCGCTTACTAATAGAGTTGCTTCCATTTGTGCTCAAGAAAGCTATTGAGACCTGTCCATTCCCTTTGATTTCAGATGACAAAGGACTAGTTTTTTCTACTTCACTACTTGAACAGTATGCAGG AGGAAAGATGGATTGGCCTTCTTTTGAGTGGTTGCATATTGATTGCTTTTCAGCATTGATTGAACTGGCCTCTCTATTGCCTCAGAAGGAAGATAATTTAAGGAATCGAATCACACAG TTTTTATTGGCCGTTTCAGTCCTGCTTGGGGAACCTTACCTGACACACATCATGCTACCTATATTCTTGGTAGCAGTTGGTGACAATGGTGATTTATCATACTTCCCTGCAACACGCCAATCAAGAATAAGAG GTTTAAAACCAAAAACTGCTGTAGCTGAAAGACTTGCTGCCATCTGCGTCCTGCCTCTTCTGCTTGCAGGTGTTTTAGGATCCCCTAGAAAGCATGAACTATTGACAGAGTACTTGAGAAATCTCTTGATTCAAACTTCAGAGCGAGAGAGTCAGCCAGTGAAGCGCGAGATTTTCAATTCTGTTCGCTTCCTTTG CACCATTGATGAACATCACAATATGATTTTTAACATCCTCTGGGAAATGGTTGTGAGCTCTGACATAAACATGAAGACAACCGCTGCCAATCTTTTTAAAGTCATT GTTCCATGTATTGATGCCAAGGTCGCCTCAACTCATGTTTTGCCTGCTCTAGTAACTCTTGGTTCTGACCAAAACTTGAATGTGAAATACGCCAGCATTGATGCTTTTGGAGCTGTAGCACAGCAGTTTAAAAATGATGCG ATTGTTGACAAAATACGTGTTCAAATGGATGCTTTTCTTGAGGATGGATCACATGAAGCTACAATAGCTGTAGTTCGTGCATTGGTGATGGCAGTGCCACATACGACGGAGAGATTAAGAGATTAT CTGTTGTCCAAGATTTTCCTACTTACAGCAACACCTCCTCCTTCAAGTGACGTGAGACGTCGCCGTGAGAGAGCGGACGCGTTTTGTGAATCAATTCGTGCTCTTGATGCTACTG ATCTTTCTGCTTCTAGTGTCAGAGATTTCCTTCTACCGGCAATTCAAAATCTGTTAAAAGATGCTGATTCCCTTGATCCAGCACACAAAGAAGCTCTGGAGATTATAATGAGGGAAAGATCTGGTGGCACGTTTGATACGATTAGTAAGGTAATGGGTGCTCATCTGGGAATTGCATCATCAGTAAGCAGCTTCTTTGGTGAAGGTGGTTTATTAGGGAAAAGGGAAACTGGAGATGCGTCTCCACCATCAGTGGAAGTTGTTGAACCTCTGAAGCCCATTGCACCAACTGCAGCAGTGGTAGAAGACACACGATTTAGGCGGATCATGAGAGGTGGTTTTTCGGACATGCTCAGGGGAAAAGCAAAGGGCACCGAGGATACTCCCCCAAGTCAATGA